The Puniceicoccaceae bacterium region TGTTTGGTTGTATAGGAGTATACGATTGTGGAACGCATTTCAGTATTGTTGCGGCCACCAAATCTGGTCCCGTTGCTTTGCTTGATGTAAAACGCAACATGATCTGGATTGAACTAGAAATTCAACACGATTTGTTGGATGAGATCGTAAGCATTTGTGTTGACGGAATTTTGAGGACGAAGAAACATGTTTCTGTTCCGGAACTCCGGAAGGTTCCCATTCAGATTGGATGCGGTTATCTTTGTAGATACTGGAGGGGTGAGGTGTTGGATGTCTCGTTTACACTTCAAAATTCGGATGGTAAAGAATGCTCTATTGAATTTCCAAGCAATTATGAAGAGGAACGATTCGTTAGTGAATAATTATAAGTGTCAAATCAATAATGCTACAATGAGATTGGATTCTCCGGTCGTTGTTTATCAGATGGGAAAAGTCGGTTCGTCATCGATATATGAAAGCTTGCGTAGGTTGTACAACAACAAGAATGTGTATCATGTACACTATCTAAATCCGAAATATATTAGCCGAATAGTCGAGAAACGCACTAGGCTTGGGCTTTCTATTCCCGGTCACATTCAAACAAGTCAATTGGTTCGGGAATTAATTCGATCAGAATCGGAAAATCTAAAATTTATTTCCTTGGTCAGAGATCCATTTTCCAGAAACCTATCGGCATTCTTTGAAAATATTGATAACTTTTTGCAACACACTGGTACTATCTATTTTCGGGCAAGAGCAATAGATAATATTCCAAATGAATCTCCCGTTCGTCATGGAATTTTCGAGGCGTTGGATTCAATAAGCGGTCGAGAATATTGCACTTCAGTTGCTTTTTATCGTGATGTTCAAAATGAATCTGGGTTGGTTATTAACGATATCGAGAAGCAAATAATATCAAACCATTGCATGGCTTTAGATGAAAGCAGTGTTGAGGGTTTGATCAAAAAATTTATATCGAGTTATAATCATAAAGTCCCCTTGTTGTGGTTCGATAGGGAGCCAAAAATTGTGTTGGGTATAGATGTCCTGAAACAGAATTTTGAGAAGGATAGCGGTTTTTCAATCTATAAAAATCGCAATTTTGAACTGCTTGTTTTGAAGTGTGAAATTGCGGACTATCAAAAAGAAGAAATTGTTAGAGGCTTCCTAAATATAGATAGGTTTGAATTGGAAAAAAAGAATGTAGGAACATCAAAACATTACAATAATATTTATAAAATTTTTCAGCAAAGCATACGTTTTCCACAGGTTTTTGTGGATCATATTTGTTCTTCGGAATATGTTAAACATTTTTATTCTGACGAAGAAATTCACAGTATGATGATGCGGTGGTCGTAGATTTTAGGTTTAAATTTTGGCTAGATTGTTTTAGGAGTTTATATTTGCAACAATTTGGTTTTTTTAATGAAAAAAGTGTTTCAGAGATGTATCTCAATTTTCGTCAATGATTATGGACAAATATCAATCTAATAGGAGTTATCTTAATAGCGTTATTCGTGTGACAGCTGATGAATGTTTTGTTTGTGATGGGACGACAAAGTATTATCTTGACGATCCTTGTATAGGAGAAGAGCTTGGAGGTTTGGACAAGATCTCAATTTCTTTCTCCTATTTCCCTTACAATGAGGAAAATTTTGAGCATACCTATAACGAATTTTTCCCCTCAATGCCTATGATATTTGGGGCATTTACTTTTTATGACGTGGACTCGAAGATCAAGGTATTAGGTCTCCAGGAAAAAGGATCAGTCGAGTTGTTTTCGTGGGAGAATCGAGCCGATTGGACAAAGGTTGAATTGCAGTGTGAGAAATCTTCTGTGAAGTGTCATGTGAATGGGGTTTTACTGGGAAAGGTTGCTTACTGTTATGAAAGTAATTGGCGTTCGATGATTTTCGTGGGGTGCGGATTTTTGAAGCGCTATTGGTGTGGCGTAATAGAGGAGTTGTGCTTTTCGAGATCAGATCCAAAAATCGCGACCACTATATATCCATCCTCATTTCGGGCTGAGAAATCTTCTGGATTTGAGGTTTTGAATCGGGTGACTTTGAAAGATGGTCTACCTAAGGAAAGGAATAGCATTTCTGACACCCAAAGGTTGCAGGATGACATGAGATACTACTCATCTAAAGAAACCCAGCAGGACCGATGGGTAATTGATATGCTTAAAGGAAAACGGGAGGGTTTTTTCGTCGATTTGGGTGCCTCTGACGGAAAGTCTGCCAATAATACATTAACTTTGGAAAGCTATTTTGATTGGAATGGGATTTTGATTGAAGGGAATCGCAATAGTTTTATTTTGCTCTGCAAAAACCGAAGAAATCAAGTTTGTTGCAATGAAATTGTCTCTAGCAAGGAAGGGATGGTAAATTGGAGAGAGAATGATGAAATAGAAACCCGATCTGGAGTGGATGAAAGCCTACCAGATGACAATGAAGACAAGTCCTGGAGAATCGGGAAAATCGTTTCGAAAAAGTCTACCACTTTGCAGAAAATTCTTGATGAGAAT contains the following coding sequences:
- a CDS encoding putative capsular polysaccharide synthesis family protein, which codes for MNNYKCQINNATMRLDSPVVVYQMGKVGSSSIYESLRRLYNNKNVYHVHYLNPKYISRIVEKRTRLGLSIPGHIQTSQLVRELIRSESENLKFISLVRDPFSRNLSAFFENIDNFLQHTGTIYFRARAIDNIPNESPVRHGIFEALDSISGREYCTSVAFYRDVQNESGLVINDIEKQIISNHCMALDESSVEGLIKKFISSYNHKVPLLWFDREPKIVLGIDVLKQNFEKDSGFSIYKNRNFELLVLKCEIADYQKEEIVRGFLNIDRFELEKKNVGTSKHYNNIYKIFQQSIRFPQVFVDHICSSEYVKHFYSDEEIHSMMMRWS
- a CDS encoding FkbM family methyltransferase, with protein sequence MDKYQSNRSYLNSVIRVTADECFVCDGTTKYYLDDPCIGEELGGLDKISISFSYFPYNEENFEHTYNEFFPSMPMIFGAFTFYDVDSKIKVLGLQEKGSVELFSWENRADWTKVELQCEKSSVKCHVNGVLLGKVAYCYESNWRSMIFVGCGFLKRYWCGVIEELCFSRSDPKIATTIYPSSFRAEKSSGFEVLNRVTLKDGLPKERNSISDTQRLQDDMRYYSSKETQQDRWVIDMLKGKREGFFVDLGASDGKSANNTLTLESYFDWNGILIEGNRNSFILLCKNRRNQVCCNEIVSSKEGMVNWRENDEIETRSGVDESLPDDNEDKSWRIGKIVSKKSTTLQKILDENNAPKVIDYLSIDIEGGEVEAMRDFPFSEYQFSVISAEVGFKNRSEFDLIMKANGYFLVENPYSSVKYERFYVSSAYLPLC